AGGCCCTGCATCGGTACGGCTTCGCCAGCCGGCCCACCTCGGTGTCGCGCGACGACGGGCTCGAGCTCATCGACTGCTACATTGCGGCCGCGGCCCGGTGCGCCCCGCCCGAGAACAAGCCGACCCTCCAGGAATTCGCCAATTGTCGGCCCTACCTCGATGCGGAGATCCGGCTGCTCCACCGCGTTCAGGTCGTCGTGGTCCTGGGTCGGCTCGCCCTCGAGAACTTCCTTCGAGCCGCCGGCAACCGGGACAGGACCGGACCTCCACCCGCTCCACGCTTCGCGCACGGCGCCGAGAGGGCACTTCCGGACGGCAGGACCCTCCTCTGCTCGTTCCATCCGAGCCGGCGCAACACCAACACGGGACTCCTGACGCGGCCGATGTGGC
The nucleotide sequence above comes from Candidatus Dormiibacterota bacterium. Encoded proteins:
- a CDS encoding uracil-DNA glycosylase, giving the protein MNFRSLQEVRRAIVSCERCPRLRSYCRQVARDKKREFLEWDYWGKPIPGFGDARARLLVVGLAPAAHGGNRTGRVFTGDSSGDWLYEALHRYGFASRPTSVSRDDGLELIDCYIAAAARCAPPENKPTLQEFANCRPYLDAEIRLLHRVQVVVVLGRLALENFLRAAGNRDRTGPPPAPRFAHGAERALPDGRTLLCSFHPSRRNTNTGLLTRPMWHAVFLRARELVGSAPARPR